The Deinococcus seoulensis genome window below encodes:
- a CDS encoding response regulator encodes MLDADTLESGAARPITLLLVDDHPVVRKGTRELLETEADLRVIGEAASGEEAIVKARALNPDVILMDVSMPGMNGIDATRAIKAERPGVGVLVLTSYDDDAYVFALLEAGAAGYLLKNASEDDLLGAVRAVAAGESALHPSVARKVLERFSAHTTPTPPEDDLSPRELEVLRVAATGRTNKEIARDLEISPRTVQVHLANIFSKLGVGSRTEAVLHGIKRGWIDPQTI; translated from the coding sequence ATGCTTGACGCCGACACGCTGGAATCCGGGGCTGCGCGCCCCATCACGCTGCTGCTGGTCGACGACCACCCGGTCGTGCGCAAGGGCACGCGCGAACTGCTGGAAACCGAGGCGGACCTGCGCGTGATCGGCGAGGCGGCCAGCGGCGAGGAAGCGATCGTGAAGGCCCGCGCCCTGAACCCGGACGTGATCCTGATGGACGTCAGCATGCCCGGCATGAACGGCATCGACGCCACGCGCGCCATCAAGGCCGAGCGGCCCGGCGTGGGCGTGCTCGTCCTGACCAGCTACGACGACGACGCGTACGTGTTCGCGCTGCTGGAAGCCGGAGCGGCCGGGTACCTGCTGAAGAACGCCAGCGAGGACGACCTGCTGGGCGCCGTGCGGGCCGTCGCGGCGGGCGAGAGCGCCCTGCATCCCAGCGTGGCCCGCAAGGTCCTGGAACGCTTCAGCGCGCACACCACGCCCACCCCGCCCGAGGACGACCTGTCCCCGCGTGAACTGGAAGTCCTGCGGGTCGCCGCGACCGGCCGCACCAACAAGGAGATCGCCCGCGACCTGGAGATCAGCCCGCGCACCGTGCAGGTCCACCTGGCGAACATCTTCTCGAAGCTGGGCGTGGGCAGCCGTA
- a CDS encoding ABC transporter substrate-binding protein: MMNRTKILGAVAMTTLAMTLAACNNKENASGGAGSTLVIQESADIPTMDPGTTYDTASGQVVENMYETLVGYKGNSLTELEPVLATEWTANDAGTEYRFTLREGVKFHTGNDFTCADAEYTIRRNLVTNTADSGNWFISESLLGTPANANDDKAITWQKISGAVRCDGETLVFTLPKTDPAFLAKLAYIGQGIVDSKHAIELGEWDGTEATWKDAVGKDLTGSPLAGQPSGTGAYKLVGKDASSVSLTAFDGYWGEQKPSIKNVIIQKVPEQAARIQAFLKGDADFIEEGGRSIISSQLQGKPGVSVLDDLPNTTAAGFSMNEKIAAGGALGSGKLDGNGIPSDFFSDADVRRGFVAAFDVPTYIEQVQEGKGAPRNFLLPDSFPGYDTNLEAPAFDPEVARAAFQRAWGGQVWDKGFSVNISYRAGSVTQQTAMELLKKNVESLNPKFKVNIVAKQWSDLIKSDNAPKEAMILSAWAPDYADPDNFVTTFYASTGYYGPRLNVTDTEMDALITEARNTTDQAKRDDLYAQIAKRGLEKAYYVIMPASPNVFAYRDNIGGVSESTYNPMIAFWAGTYWKNLTKN, from the coding sequence ATGATGAACCGCACCAAGATCCTCGGAGCCGTGGCCATGACCACGCTCGCCATGACCCTCGCCGCGTGCAACAACAAGGAAAACGCCAGTGGCGGCGCCGGCAGCACCCTGGTCATCCAGGAATCCGCCGACATTCCCACCATGGACCCCGGCACCACCTACGACACTGCCAGCGGGCAGGTCGTGGAGAACATGTACGAGACGCTGGTCGGGTACAAGGGCAACAGCCTGACCGAACTGGAACCCGTCCTGGCGACCGAATGGACCGCCAACGACGCCGGTACCGAGTACCGTTTCACGCTGCGTGAAGGCGTGAAGTTCCACACCGGGAACGACTTCACCTGCGCCGACGCCGAGTACACCATCCGCCGTAACCTCGTGACGAACACCGCCGACAGCGGCAACTGGTTCATCAGCGAGAGCCTGCTGGGCACGCCCGCCAACGCCAACGACGACAAGGCGATCACGTGGCAGAAGATCAGCGGCGCCGTCAGGTGCGACGGCGAGACGCTGGTGTTCACGCTGCCCAAGACCGACCCGGCCTTCCTGGCGAAACTGGCGTACATCGGCCAGGGCATCGTGGACAGCAAGCACGCCATCGAACTCGGCGAGTGGGACGGCACCGAGGCCACCTGGAAGGACGCGGTCGGCAAGGACCTGACCGGCAGCCCCCTGGCCGGGCAGCCCAGCGGCACCGGCGCGTACAAACTGGTCGGCAAGGACGCCAGCAGCGTCAGCCTGACCGCCTTCGACGGGTACTGGGGCGAGCAGAAACCCAGCATCAAGAACGTGATCATCCAGAAGGTGCCCGAACAGGCCGCCCGCATTCAGGCGTTCCTGAAGGGCGACGCGGACTTCATCGAGGAAGGCGGCCGCTCCATCATCTCCTCGCAGCTCCAGGGTAAGCCCGGCGTGAGCGTCCTGGACGACCTGCCCAACACGACCGCCGCAGGCTTCAGCATGAACGAGAAGATCGCCGCGGGCGGCGCGCTCGGCAGTGGCAAACTGGACGGGAACGGCATTCCCTCGGACTTCTTCAGTGACGCCGACGTGCGCCGCGGCTTCGTGGCGGCCTTCGACGTGCCCACGTACATCGAGCAGGTTCAGGAAGGCAAGGGCGCGCCCCGTAACTTCCTGCTGCCCGACTCGTTCCCCGGGTACGACACCAACCTCGAAGCGCCGGCCTTCGATCCCGAGGTCGCCAGGGCCGCCTTCCAGCGCGCCTGGGGCGGTCAGGTGTGGGACAAGGGCTTCAGCGTGAACATCTCGTACCGTGCGGGCAGCGTGACCCAGCAGACCGCCATGGAACTGCTGAAGAAGAACGTCGAATCCCTGAACCCCAAGTTCAAGGTGAACATCGTCGCCAAGCAGTGGAGCGACCTGATCAAGTCCGACAACGCGCCCAAGGAAGCCATGATCCTGTCCGCGTGGGCGCCCGACTACGCCGACCCGGACAACTTCGTCACGACCTTCTACGCCAGCACCGGCTACTACGGCCCGCGCCTGAACGTGACCGACACCGAGATGGACGCCCTGATCACCGAGGCGCGCAACACCACCGACCAGGCCAAACGCGACGACCTGTACGCGCAGATCGCCAAGCGCGGGCTGGAGAAGGCGTACTACGTGATCATGCCCGCCTCGCCGAACGTGTTCGCGTACCGTGACAACATCGGCGGCGTGAGCGAGAGCACCTACAACCCCATGATCGCCTTCTGGGCCGGGACGTACTGGAAGAACCTCACCAAGAACTGA